The genomic segment GGTCATGGCGGCCATAACCGCCGTGCTCATCCGTGGCGTCGAAGAGAGCGCCAGAACGAACACGGTCGTGGTCGCGGTGAAACTCGGCGTCGTCCTGTTCGTGCTGCTGGTCGGCGTCGGGTTCGTGGACCGGGTGAACTGGGTCAGTTTTCCGCCGCCGGGCGACCCGGCCGGCAGCGGGTTCCTGCCGTTCGGGTGGGCCGGAGTCATGACCGGAGCGGCGATGGTCTTCTTCGCCTACATCGGGTTCGACGCGGTTTCGACGCACGCCGAAGAAGCCATTGACCCCGGCCGCAGTTTGCCCCGCGGAATTCTCGTGTCACTCGTGGTTTGCACGGTGCTGTACATCGCCGTGGCGGCGGTACTGGTGGGAATGGTGCCGTGGGTGCGGATCGCGCCGCTCGCTCCCGTGGCGGCCGCGTTCGCGGGCGTCGGGATGCCGTGGGCGGCCGTGGTCATCGACTTCGGGGCGCTCGCGGGGATGACGAGCGTCCTCCTCGTGACGTTCTCGGGGCAAGCCCGCATCTTCCGGGCGATGGCCCGTGACGGCCTGTTGCCGAAGGGGCTGTTCGCCGCGGAGCACCCGAAGTTCCGCACCCCGGTCCGCTCCCTCGTCCTGACCGGGACCGTCGCGGGCCTGACGGCGGCGCTCGTCCCGCACGGCGTGCTGCTGGAAATGGTGTCCATCGGGACGCTCATGGCGTTCGCGATCGTGTGCGCCGCCGTGATGGTCCTGCGGACCACGCACCCGGGGGCGGCGCGGCCGTTCCGCTGCCCGGCCGTGTACGTCGTCGCCCCGCTCGGGATCTTCGTGAACGCGGCGATGATGGTCGCCTTGCCGGTCGAGACGTGGCTCCGACTGGTGGTGTGGCTCGTGGTCGGGCTCGGCGTGTATTTCGGCTACGGCGCGCGGCACAGCGCCGCGCGGCGGCGGGGCTCGGGCCCGGGGGGCGCGCCCGGCCCCGATCGCCCGTAACGGAGCTTCTCGCGGGTGGTGGGCGGCTCCCGCCCATATAACATACCTGTCCTCATCTCACTTTCGGATGGCCGCATGCGCTGGTCTATCGTCCGGTTGATCGCCGCGCGCGAGGTGCGCGACCAGTTGCGGGACCGCCGCACGCTGTTCCTCATCCTCGGCCTGCCGATCCTCATGTACCCGCTGTTCGTCGGGGTCGGCATCCTGTTCGTCACCGCGCTGAAGGAGAAGAAGCTGGTGGTCGGCGTGGCCGGCGCGGACCGGCTGCCGCAGCCGAAGCCGGACCTCACGCCCACGCCCGGGCTCGGCGGCGCCGCCGCGCGCGCGCAGCTCATGCGCGTGTACCCGCCGCTGCTCGGCGAGAACGGGCAGTTCGCGCCGCGCTACGCCGCCGACGCCCCGGACGCCGCCCCGCTCCTCGCCCGGGTGCTCGACACCGCCGAGGAACCGGAACTGCGGGCGCTCCTGGACGCGCGGCAGGTGGACGCCGTCGTGGTGGTGGCCCCGGACGCGGCGGCGAAACTGGAGCGCGGCGAGCGGCCGGAGGTGCGCGTGCTGGGCCGCGACGGCGAGGAGAACTCGAAGCTCGCCGTGCAGCGCGTCACCGCCGTGCTGCACCGCTGGGCGGACGACGTGAAGGCCGTGAAGTTCGCGCGCAAGAACCTGCCCCCCGACTTCGACCGGCCCGTCGAGATCCGCGACCCGCAGTCCGAAAAGACCACCGAGAAGAAGGTCGCGGACGAGCTGCGCGACATGCTGGTGAAGGTGATCCCGTTCCTGCTGGTGATGTGGATGCTCACCGGCTCCATCTACCCGGCCATCGACATGACGGCCGGGGAGAAGGAGCGCGGCACGATGGAGACGCTGCTCATCAGCCCGGCCGAGCGGACCGAGATCGTGGCCGGGAAGTTCTTCGCCACCGCGTTCTTCGGGTTCGGTACGGCCATGTGGAACGTGCTGCTCATGGTGGTCGCGGTGGCGATCGCCCCGCTCCTCGCCCCGACGCTGGGGTACGGCCTGGTGTCCCTCCCGGGGCTGATCGCGTGCGTGCTGGCGGCGGTGCCGCTGGCGATGCTGTTCGCCGCCACGGCGCTGTCGCTGGGCATCTTCGCCCGCAGCACCAAGGAGGGGAACTACTACATGGTGCCGCTGTTCTTCGTGGTGCTGCCGCTGTCGTACTGGAGCATGACGCCCGGCATCGAGCTGGACGGGTTCACGCGCTGGGTGCCGCTGGCGAACGCGCTGCTGTTCCAGCAGCGGCTCATGTCGGTGCGGCAGGACGCGTTCCCGTGGCAGCACGTGCCCGCCGTGTTCGGCACCCTCGCGCTGTGTGTGACGGTCGCGCTCTGGGCCGCGGTCCAACAGTTCCACCGCGAGAACGTACTGTTCCGCGAGACACAAGGGGCCGGGCGGAAGTGGTCGCTGTTCGGCAAGAAGTCGTCGTGACGCCCCACGCGACTGTGCTGAAATGGGCGCGGCCCATCAACAAAGCCGTCTCACGTGGTCGGGTCGCGATTCGTCAAGCCGACGCCAGGGGCGCAAACCCCTGGTCTGAGGAGGTGGGGAGCCGCTTGAAAACGCGGGTCGATCATTTTTCCCGCAATTACTTCACGAGACCGAGCGGTCGTCCGATTCCAACAGGTCAACTCCGGCAGACACCAGCCCCCTGTAATACACACAACTCAAAACCCTTACAGCACAGCCAGAAACCAGTACTGAAATCGGCGCCCGCGATTGTCCGGCGCGCGGGCGGCGCATATGTCATACTGTGCTACACGCTGTCTCGCGCGGGGCCCGTCCGATGACCACCACAAACGGCTCGCCCAAGTACGTCGATGTGGCCGAAACCTTGGAATTGCAGATCCGCGAAGGGAAATGGGAAGGGGGCAGGATGCCCAGCGTCCGCGGGATCGCTGAGCAACACAGCGTCAGCGTCGTCACCGCCTCGCGCGCGATCCAGATCCTGCGGGACAAGGGGCTGATCCAGACCGTCCAGCGGTCCGGGTGCTACCGCGTCGCGCCGCCCTCGGCCGACCGCTGGGCACTGGTGCTGCGCATCACCCCGGGCCCGTGGCAGAAGGCCACCCTCGGCATGTCGCGGCTCGGGTTCGAGTCGCTCGCCCGCCGCGAGCCGATGCACCTGGAGCCGGACGCCGTCCCGCTCGCCCTGGGCATGTCGGAGGCGGACGTGCGCGCGGGCGTTCGGGCGGCGCGGGCGAACGGCGTCGGCGGCGTGTTCTTCCTGCCGTCGCGGTACAGCGACGAGGAGATGCGGCTGGACGAGCGGTTCCTGGCCGCGTGCCGGGCCGAGTCGGTCCCGGTGGTCATCATGGAGCGGAACCTGCGCGGGACCAACCGCGACCTGGAGTACGACCTCGTCGCGGGGGACGACCTCGACGGGGCCGCCCGCGCCACCCGCCACCTGCTCGACCTCGGCCGCAGGCGGGTGGCCGTCGTCGTCGGCTCGCCGACCAGCAGCCACAACGACCGCGTGGCCGGCTACCTGCACGCCCTGCACACCGCGGCGCAGGACGCGAGCGGCCGGGCGGCCGAACTGAAACCGGTCGTGCTGTACCAGAGCCACGACCTGCCCACCCGCGACTCCTACGTCCGGCTGGCCGATCAGGTGCGCAAGTTGCGCCTGGACGGCGTCGTGTGCTACCAGGACTACACGGCGATGGGCCTGATCATCGAGCTGCTCGCCCGCGGCACGAAGGTGCCCGACGACGTGGCCGTGACCGGGTTCGACGACCTGCCCATCGGCAACCTGTTCACCATCGGCATCACCACGTACACCTACCCGTCCGAAGGAATGGCCGAACAGGCGGTGCGGCTCATGCGCGAGCGCATGAAGGACCCCGCGCGCCCGCCGCTCAAAGTGGTCGTGCCGGGCCGGCTGATCGTTCGCGAGAGTTCGGCCGGCGCCGCCGCCCCCCGCACCGCCAACGGAGGCTGACCGAGTGACGACCGAAGCGCAGCGTGTGGACGTGGCGGTGGTCGGTGCCGGCATCGTCGGCCTGGCGTTCGCGTGGGAGGCGGCCCGCCGCGGGCGCTCCGTCGTTCTCTTCGACCGGACCGCCAAGCCGCAGGGCGCGTCGGTCCGCAACTTCGGCATGATCTGGCCCATCGGCCAGCCGCCGGGGGCGGACTACCGCCGCGCGATCAAGAGCCGGGCGCGCTGGCTGGAACTCGGGGCCGAGGCCGGCGTGTGGGCCGCGGAGTGCGGGTCGCTCCACGCCGCCTACCGGGCCGACGAGGACGCGGTCCTCCGCGAGTTCGCCGCCGCCGCCCCGGCCCTCGGCGTCGCGTGCGAGTACCTGCCCGCGGCGGACGCGGCCCGGCGGTTCCCCGCCGTCCGGCCCGACGGCCTCCTGGGCGCGCTGTACAGCCCGACCGAACTCGCCGTGAACCCGCCCGCCGCCGTCGCGCGGCTCCCGCACTTCCTCGCCGAATCGCTCGGGGTGCGGCTGCGGCTCGGGGTCACGGTCGCCGGTATCGAGATGCCGCGGGTGCGCACGGCCGGCGGCGAAACGTGGCACGCCGACCGCGTGTTCGTCTGCTCCGGCACCGAATTCGAGACGCTGTTCCCCGACGCGTTCGCGGCCAGCGGCATCCGGCGGTGCAAGCTCCAGATGATGCGGACCGGCCCGCAGCCGGGCGGCTGGCGGCTCGGCCCGCACCTCGCCGGCGGCCTGACGCTGTGCCACTACAAATCGTTCGAGGTGTGCGACACACTCCCCGCGGTCAAAGCCCGCGTGGCGGCCGAAATGGCGGATTACGTCAAGTACGGCATCCACGTCATGGCGTCCCAGACCGACCGCGGCGAGGTGATCATCGGCGACTCGCACGAGTACGACGGGGACATCGAGCTGTTCGACAAGCCGGAGATCGACGCCCTCGTCCTGAGTTACCTGCGGACCATGCTGCGCCTGCCGGACTGGCAGATCGCGGCCCGCTGGCACGGGGTGTACGCGAAGCACCCGACGAAGGGGTTCGTGACGACCGAGCCGCAGCCGGGGTGCGTGATCGCCGTGGCGCCCGGCGGCGCCGGGATGACGCTGTCCTTCGGCATCGCGGAAGAGTGGTGGGGGGCGAACGAATGACGCCGGGTGACGTACTGGCCCGCGCCGGCCGCCTGTTCGCCGAGCGCGGCGGCGCCGAGTACCACGGCGAGGCCGTGACTCAGCTCGAACACGCGCTCCAGTGCGCCGCCCTGGCCGAACGGGACGGGCGCCCGGCCGCGTGGGTCGTGGCGGCGCTGCTGCACGACGTCGGGCACCTGCTGCACGGCCACGGTGAGGCGCACCTCGCCGACGGCATCGACGACGACCACGAAGAACTCGGCGCCCGGTTCCTGGCGCGGGCGTTCGGGCCGGCGGTGACCGAGCCCATCCGGATGCACGTGCCCGCGAAGCGGTACCTGTGCGCCGCGCGGGCCGGGTACCGGGAGGGGCTGTCGCCGGCGTCGGTGCGCAGCCTCGAACTCCAGGGCGGCCCGATGACCGCCGCCGAGGCCGCCGCGTTCGAGGCGCACCCGCACTTCGCCGCGGCCGTGCAGCTCCGCGAGTACGACGACCGCGCGAAGGTGGTCGGCCTCGCCACCCCGCCGTTCGACCACTTCCTCACTTATTTGGAGCGGTGCCTCCGTGCCGACCGATCCGCTTGAGATCCGGCTCGCCGTCCTCGACTGGGCCGGCACCGTCATCGACTTCGGGTGCGTGGCGCCGGCCGGGGCGTTCGTCGCCACGTTCGCCGCGCGCGGGGTGGCGGTGACGCTCCCCGAGGCCCGCGGGCCGATGGGGCTCCACAAGAAGGACCACCTCCGCGCGATGCTGCGGACCGAGAGCGTGGGCGCGAAGTGGCGGGCCGCGACCGGGCGCGAGTGGGCCGAAGCGGACGTGGTCGAGCTCTACCGGGACGTCACCCCGCGGCAGGTCGGGGCGGCGCAGACGTACAGCGCGCTCGTCCCCGGCGCGACCGAGGTGGTGGCGGCGTTGCGCCGAGCGGGAGTGAAGATCGCCGGGACGACGGGTTACTTCCACGAGGCCGCCGCTGTGGTCGCCGCCGCCGCGAAGAGCCAGGGCTACGCACCCGACTTCAACATCTGCGCCGACGACGTGCCCGCCGGGCGCCCGGCCCCGTGGATGGTCTTCCGGTGCATGGAGGCGCTGGGCGTGTACCCGCCGGCCGCGGTGCTGAAGGTGGGCGACACCGTGATCGACATCGAGGACGGCCGCAACGCGGGCTGCTGGAGCGTCGGCGTGGTCGATACGAGCAACGAAATGGGCCTGACCGAAGCCGAGTTCGCCGCGCTGCCGGACCCGGAAAAGGCCGTCCGGCGCCGGCTCATTACCGACCGGTATCTGGCGGCCGGCGCACACGGCGTCATCGGCACGTTGACCGAACTGCCCGGACTCGTGCGCTCGCTCAACGCCCGCCTGGCCAGCGGCGCGCGCCCCGGGTGAGTGCGGTTGTTCGTGGCACGGGCCGGAAGGTCTGGGCCTCATCGTTTCAACAGCGCGCTCTCAAGACACCGGCTGGAAGGCCCGTGCCACAAACAAAGAATACGGGCCGTCTCAACCAGAACGCCCCCGACGCCAGCTCGTCCCTATCATCTCTGGATGCCAACCGAATTCTGGACCTATGCGTTTCTCTGTGGCTCCGCGTTCCTCGCCGGGGCGATGAACTCCGTGGCGGGCGGCGGCACGCTCCTCACGTTCCCGGCGCTCACGGCGCTCGTCTCCCCGGCGGTGGCGAACGGCACCAGCACCTTCGCACTGTTGCCGGGATCGGTCGCGGGCGCGCTGGGGTACCGGAAGGAACTGCACGAGAGCCGGCGGTTCGTTCTGCGCATGCTGGCGCCGAGTATCGCGGGCGGGTTCCTCGGCGCCTGGCTCGTCGGCAAGAACCAGGACGCGTTCGCGCGGCTCGTGCCGTGGCTCATCCTCCTGGCCGCGGCGCTGTTCGTGGTCCAGGCGCCGCTCTCGAGGTGGGTGAAGCGGCGCGCGGCGGTTGAGGGGGTGCAACCGGAGCATCACGAGCCGAACTGGCAGACGCAGGCGCTGGTGATCGGCTTTCAGTTTCTTGTGGCGGTGTACGGCGGGTACTTCGGCGCGGGCATCGGGATCCTGATGCTCAGCGCGCTCGGCTTCATGGGCGTGGGCGACATCCACCGCATGAACGCGGTGAAGACGTGCCTGGCGGCGGCGATCAACGCCGCGAGCGTGGTCGTGTTCGTGCGCGACGAGCTGGTGCACTGGGGCTACGTGCTGCCGATGCTCGGGGCCGCGGTCCTCGGCGGCTACGCCGGGGCGCGGGTCGCGCGCCGGCTGCCCGCGAGCTACGTGCGCTACGCCGTGATCGCGATCGGCTTCGGCCTGGCCGCGTTCTACTTCCTCAAGACGTACGCACAGGCGTGACCGCCCGGACCGCGATTCGGGCCGCGCGTAGCGCGCGCAACACCCGCTCGGTGCCCCCGGTGCCGGCCAGCATCCCCGCGAGCATCCCGACCGTCATTCCCGCGAAGCTGGCCGCGACCGCGGCCGTCACGCTCGCGGTCGGAACCTGGGCGGCGCACCACCCGCCCGCGACCATACCGATCACCATGCCGACGTTTCCGCCGGTGTACATCGCGATCGTGTGATACCGGTTGGGCGCCGGGCACCGACCGAGCCACCGCATCGCGACGTTCGCGGCCGCCAGCATCCCGATCCACATCCACGGCTTCAGCGCGCCGTCGCGCACCGCATCGACGCAGTGGCAGCAACCGGCGTCGTGGAGCGGGGCGCAGCCGTTGTCGGCCCACCAGCCGAGTACCATGCCGAGGTTGCCGAGCGTGACCATGCCGACGCACATGTCCAGCCAGTGCGGGACCGCGACGCGGCGCCACAGGACCGCCCCGATCACGCCCGTGAGGACGAAGCCGCTCAGGACGAGCGCCGCGAGGGCGGGTTCACGAAGGGTCGCGAGCAGGAGCAGGAAGCCGGCGCCCTGAAGCGAGAGCGCGAGCCCGTGAACGATCGCTCGCCATGAGAGACCTTCGCGGCGAGGACGATCCGCCCGGCGAGCGGGGGGCGTAAGCCCCCCGAGTAAACGAAGAGCTAAATGAATATCTAAAAAACCAACTAAGCGACCAGCCGAGCGAATCGGACGCCCGAGCGCGTGCGGTTGCACCCGGCTCGGGTTCTCATCGGAGGTGTGCGGTTTCTCGGGGGGCTTACGCCCCCCGCTCGCCGGGGTGGTTCGTTGCGCGCGACTGTCGCCGACCCGCGTGGACGAAAGAACTAGCGTCAGGCTCGACACGACCATCAGCACCGCCGCCACAACCGGGTGCAGCACGCCGCTGGCAGCGAGCGCCATGCCCACCAGGTTGTAACACACCGCGCGGCGCAGGTTCCGGCGCACGGCCCGCACCGCGTCGCGGCTCAACTCGACCGCCCAGGGGAGCACGCGGAGGTCGCCGTGGTACAGCGTGACCGCGGCCGCGGTCACCGCGAGGTCGGTGCCGCTCGCCAGCGCCACGCCCCGTGCGCCGCCGCGAGGGCCGACGCGTCGTTGATCCCGTCCCCCACGTACAGCGGCTTCGCCCCGGCGGCCTTCGCCGCTTCCACCGCGGCCCGCTTGTCGTCCGGCAGCAGGCCGCCACGCGCCGACGGCAGCCCGAGCGCTCGGCCCGGCCGATGGCGTCGCCCGTCAGCACCTCCACCGGAAGGCCGAGGGCGTCGAATCGGGCCAGCGCCTCGGAAGAGGAATCGCGCAGGCGCTCCGCGACCGTCGCCACCGCCGCGAGTTCGCCATCGACGGCGACGTACACGACGCGCGCGCCGGGCGCGGGGGGCGTAAGCCCCCCGTTCGGAATACCGGGAACGAATTCGCGCGTGCCGATTTTGATCTCCTGCCGCGCCCCGCTCGCCTCCGTCAGTTCGGCCAGCACACCGCAACCGGGCACCGCGGTGAGAGCCGTCACACGGGGTTCGGAGCCCGGCGCGAACGGCCGCGGCAGGTCCGCGAACGGCTTCGCGATCGGGTGGGGGCTCTCCGCTTGTACCAGCGAGAGCCAGCCGAGGAGCGTGGCGCGATCGGCCCCGGCGCCGGTCGTCTCGATGTCCACGAGCGCGAAGCGGTCTTCGGTGAGCGTGCCGGTCTTGTCGAACATCACGCGGTCCACCGCCGCCAGGCGCTCGATCAGATCGCCCGAGCGGACGATCACCCCGCGCTCCGCGAGGCGCCCGAGCGCCGACCAGATCACGACCGGCGTCGCGAGCCCGATCACGCACGGGCACGCGACCAGCAGCACCGACATGGCGTTGAACAACCCGGCCTCCCACCCCGCGGCCGTGAGGAGCGTCCAGTACGCGAACGTGCTCAGCGCGGTGGCCACGACGAGCGGGAGGAACCACTGGCCGAGTTGATCGGCGCGGGCTTGCAGCGAGAGCGGCGACTCGCGCGCCGCCTCCACGGCGGCCAGGAGCCGGTCCACCTGGCGGTCGGTGCCGTCCGCGGTGGCGGTGATCCGAAACGCCGCGTCGCAACTCGCGGACCCGGCCAGGACGCGGTCCCCCGGTCGGCGCACCACCGCAAACGGTTCGCCGCTGACGACGGCCTCGGAGACGAACCCGACGCCGTCGCGGACCACGCCGTCCACCGCGATCAGCTCGCCCGGGTGGACGGACACCAGATCACCCCGGCGCACGTCGGCCACCGGCACCGTGCGCGTGTCCCCGGTCACGTCCACGAGCCGGCACCGGCCGAGCCGGTCGCCCCACGCGCGCGACACGGCCAGCGCCACAGCGCGGGAGCGGGCGCCGATCAGCTTGCCGAGCGTGTAAACGACGAGCAGGACCGACACGACCTCGAAGTAGATCTTCCCGCGGCCGGTGAGGTGCGCTTGCAGCGACGCCGCGAGCGCGCCGCCCATGGTGAGGAGGAACAGCGCCTCGATCGTGAGCCGGCCGCGGCGGAGTTCGGTCCACGCGGTCCGGACGAGCGGGCCGCCGAGCAGCAGCATGACGAGCACGGTGCCCGCGAAGATGCACCACTGCGTCAGCTCGCGGGCCGCGGGCGGAACGTCGTCGTGCAGGTTGAGCGCGAGCCCGAAAATCATCGACTGACCGACGACGAGGACCCCGATGCCGAGCCGCACGCCGGTCCCACCGAGCCTCCCGTTATCGGTGCCCGACGTGGAACACCCGCCCGTCTCGCACGCCAGTTCACCCCGTTCGAGGCACCCGAAACAGCAGTACACCGCGCCGCGGCGGCCGGCGTGCCCGCCCCCGGTAATCGGCCCGTTGCAGTGTGCGCAGGTGGACATGGTGAAGCGTCGGGCGAGTGTGTTGCGCCGCGCGGCGGCGAAGCCCGGAACGTAAACGCGATGAGAGGCCGCGCCCGTGTTGTCGGTCGCGGTCGAGCCGGAGCGCGGATGGCGCGACCTGGGACCGCGGGCGTCTCGCCCGCTCTTGGCGAAGAAGCGGGCGAGACGCCCGCGGTCCCAGGGACCAGCCACACATTCCGTCGCGCCGCTCGGTGTGCTACTTCTTCGGCGCGGCGGCGGAGGTGCCGGTGTCCGAATAGGTCAGCGGCAGTTTGAGCAGCTCGTCGTGGTTCACGGGCTGGGTGCCGTTCGGCTTGCGGGCGCCTTCCTTCGTGCGGGCCGCCTTCACCTCGTCGGCCGTGATCGTCGGCTTGGCGTTCTCCGGGTCGGCCTTGTTGCCCCAACTGTTGCGCACGTACGTCAGCACGCCCGCGATCTCGTGGTCCTTCAGCACGTTGCCCTGCTGGGGCATCACCGCACCGTTGTACGTGCGGCCCTTGACCGGGATCGGCCCGTTCAGGCCGTACAGCAGGATGCGGCTCAGCCGCGCCGCGGACGCCTGGTCGCCGGCCACCCACTCGGAGCCGTCCAGCGGCGGGATGTTCTGCGCCGGCTGCCCCTTGCCCTCCGGCCCGTGGCACGAGGCGCAGATGGTCTGGTACTTCTGCTCGCCGATCCGCTTGAGGTCGTCCACGGTGCGCGGGTTCGGTTCGACCACCGGCCCGGCCGGCGGGGGCACGTCCTTCAGGTCGGCGCGGTCGTACACGTCGCGGCGGAAGTCGGCGGAGTTGGCGCCGATGTAGTAGCCGCCCCAGGCGAGCAGCCCGCCGCACACCACCGCCACCCAGAACGGCACCGGCTCGAACCCGTCCCGCGGCTCGGCGTGCTCGCGCATGAGCATCTGGTGCATGCCCTGCACCGAGTCCGACCCGCCCGCGCCGGGCTCGTCGCCCCGCTCGTCGCCGGTGGTGTCGTCTCCCGCGGCGGTGAGCATCACCGGGTCGTTCATCTGGGTCATGAGCGCGCGGTGCATGTCCGTCACGGACTCCACCCCGGGCGCCGCGTCGCGGTTCGGCTCACTCATTCTTTCGCCTCCGGCAGCGGCACTTCGGCCTTGCGCAGCGCGAGCAGGTAGGCGACGAGCGCGTCCCCGTCGGCGTTCGGAACCACCTGGTACTCTTCTTCGGGCGTGGTGAGCCAGAAGTCGAGCAGGCGCTTCTTGCCCTCGGCCGTCTTGATGTCGATCGCCTCGGCCTGACCGGCGAGGATCGTGTCGCCGCGCTCCTTGAGGACCGCGTCCCACTCCGCGGCGGACGGGCGCCAGCGGTAGCCCGGGTCCACTGTCCACTCGCGGGCCAGCCCCAGTGCCTTGTCGCTCCGGGCGCCGACCACCCGCTCGCGGGTGTAGAAGAACGCGAACGACGGCATCACGCTCCAGGCGTTCGCGGACCGCGGGTTGAACATGTGCGTGTGGTGCCACGCCTCGGACGGGTTGCGGACGCCGATGTTGGCGAGGTCCGGCCCGGTCCGCATGGTGCCGAGCATCGTGGGGTTGTCGTAGATGTAGTCGCGCGACACCGTGCGGCGCTGGCCCCAGCTCCGCTTGATGTCCGCGCCGGTCTTCTGCTCGCCGGTGGCGTCCCACCAGTTACCGAACCGCGCGCTCCGCACCTGCTGGCTGTGGCAGTAC from the Frigoriglobus tundricola genome contains:
- a CDS encoding amino acid permease yields the protein MVRWGQLFARQAPTGPTAAPRAQVLGTWALVAMGIGATIGSGIFVTTGQVAATVAGPGVVLSYLVAGGACLLAALCYAEFAALHPSGGSAYSYAYATLGELCAWVIGWDLVLEYGVAGSIVAVGWSEHFVQLLQSLGVRVPAALVAPVNVPAALVMAAITAVLIRGVEESARTNTVVVAVKLGVVLFVLLVGVGFVDRVNWVSFPPPGDPAGSGFLPFGWAGVMTGAAMVFFAYIGFDAVSTHAEEAIDPGRSLPRGILVSLVVCTVLYIAVAAVLVGMVPWVRIAPLAPVAAAFAGVGMPWAAVVIDFGALAGMTSVLLVTFSGQARIFRAMARDGLLPKGLFAAEHPKFRTPVRSLVLTGTVAGLTAALVPHGVLLEMVSIGTLMAFAIVCAAVMVLRTTHPGAARPFRCPAVYVVAPLGIFVNAAMMVALPVETWLRLVVWLVVGLGVYFGYGARHSAARRRGSGPGGAPGPDRP
- a CDS encoding ABC transporter permease, with the translated sequence MRWSIVRLIAAREVRDQLRDRRTLFLILGLPILMYPLFVGVGILFVTALKEKKLVVGVAGADRLPQPKPDLTPTPGLGGAAARAQLMRVYPPLLGENGQFAPRYAADAPDAAPLLARVLDTAEEPELRALLDARQVDAVVVVAPDAAAKLERGERPEVRVLGRDGEENSKLAVQRVTAVLHRWADDVKAVKFARKNLPPDFDRPVEIRDPQSEKTTEKKVADELRDMLVKVIPFLLVMWMLTGSIYPAIDMTAGEKERGTMETLLISPAERTEIVAGKFFATAFFGFGTAMWNVLLMVVAVAIAPLLAPTLGYGLVSLPGLIACVLAAVPLAMLFAATALSLGIFARSTKEGNYYMVPLFFVVLPLSYWSMTPGIELDGFTRWVPLANALLFQQRLMSVRQDAFPWQHVPAVFGTLALCVTVALWAAVQQFHRENVLFRETQGAGRKWSLFGKKSS
- a CDS encoding GntR family transcriptional regulator, translated to MTTTNGSPKYVDVAETLELQIREGKWEGGRMPSVRGIAEQHSVSVVTASRAIQILRDKGLIQTVQRSGCYRVAPPSADRWALVLRITPGPWQKATLGMSRLGFESLARREPMHLEPDAVPLALGMSEADVRAGVRAARANGVGGVFFLPSRYSDEEMRLDERFLAACRAESVPVVIMERNLRGTNRDLEYDLVAGDDLDGAARATRHLLDLGRRRVAVVVGSPTSSHNDRVAGYLHALHTAAQDASGRAAELKPVVLYQSHDLPTRDSYVRLADQVRKLRLDGVVCYQDYTAMGLIIELLARGTKVPDDVAVTGFDDLPIGNLFTIGITTYTYPSEGMAEQAVRLMRERMKDPARPPLKVVVPGRLIVRESSAGAAAPRTANGG
- a CDS encoding TIGR03364 family FAD-dependent oxidoreductase — encoded protein: MTTEAQRVDVAVVGAGIVGLAFAWEAARRGRSVVLFDRTAKPQGASVRNFGMIWPIGQPPGADYRRAIKSRARWLELGAEAGVWAAECGSLHAAYRADEDAVLREFAAAAPALGVACEYLPAADAARRFPAVRPDGLLGALYSPTELAVNPPAAVARLPHFLAESLGVRLRLGVTVAGIEMPRVRTAGGETWHADRVFVCSGTEFETLFPDAFAASGIRRCKLQMMRTGPQPGGWRLGPHLAGGLTLCHYKSFEVCDTLPAVKARVAAEMADYVKYGIHVMASQTDRGEVIIGDSHEYDGDIELFDKPEIDALVLSYLRTMLRLPDWQIAARWHGVYAKHPTKGFVTTEPQPGCVIAVAPGGAGMTLSFGIAEEWWGANE
- a CDS encoding phosphonate degradation HD-domain oxygenase, producing the protein MTPGDVLARAGRLFAERGGAEYHGEAVTQLEHALQCAALAERDGRPAAWVVAALLHDVGHLLHGHGEAHLADGIDDDHEELGARFLARAFGPAVTEPIRMHVPAKRYLCAARAGYREGLSPASVRSLELQGGPMTAAEAAAFEAHPHFAAAVQLREYDDRAKVVGLATPPFDHFLTYLERCLRADRSA
- the phnX gene encoding phosphonoacetaldehyde hydrolase, yielding MPTDPLEIRLAVLDWAGTVIDFGCVAPAGAFVATFAARGVAVTLPEARGPMGLHKKDHLRAMLRTESVGAKWRAATGREWAEADVVELYRDVTPRQVGAAQTYSALVPGATEVVAALRRAGVKIAGTTGYFHEAAAVVAAAAKSQGYAPDFNICADDVPAGRPAPWMVFRCMEALGVYPPAAVLKVGDTVIDIEDGRNAGCWSVGVVDTSNEMGLTEAEFAALPDPEKAVRRRLITDRYLAAGAHGVIGTLTELPGLVRSLNARLASGARPG
- a CDS encoding sulfite exporter TauE/SafE family protein; its protein translation is MPTEFWTYAFLCGSAFLAGAMNSVAGGGTLLTFPALTALVSPAVANGTSTFALLPGSVAGALGYRKELHESRRFVLRMLAPSIAGGFLGAWLVGKNQDAFARLVPWLILLAAALFVVQAPLSRWVKRRAAVEGVQPEHHEPNWQTQALVIGFQFLVAVYGGYFGAGIGILMLSALGFMGVGDIHRMNAVKTCLAAAINAASVVVFVRDELVHWGYVLPMLGAAVLGGYAGARVARRLPASYVRYAVIAIGFGLAAFYFLKTYAQA
- a CDS encoding heavy metal translocating P-type ATPase, which produces MSTCAHCNGPITGGGHAGRRGAVYCCFGCLERGELACETGGCSTSGTDNGRLGGTGVRLGIGVLVVGQSMIFGLALNLHDDVPPAARELTQWCIFAGTVLVMLLLGGPLVRTAWTELRRGRLTIEALFLLTMGGALAASLQAHLTGRGKIYFEVVSVLLVVYTLGKLIGARSRAVALAVSRAWGDRLGRCRLVDVTGDTRTVPVADVRRGDLVSVHPGELIAVDGVVRDGVGFVSEAVVSGEPFAVVRRPGDRVLAGSASCDAAFRITATADGTDRQVDRLLAAVEAARESPLSLQARADQLGQWFLPLVVATALSTFAYWTLLTAAGWEAGLFNAMSVLLVACPCVIGLATPVVIWSALGRLAERGVIVRSGDLIERLAAVDRVMFDKTGTLTEDRFALVDIETTGAGADRATLLGWLSLVQAESPHPIAKPFADLPRPFAPGSEPRVTALTAVPGCGVLAELTEASGARQEIKIGTREFVPGIPNGGLTPPAPGARVVYVAVDGELAAVATVAERLRDSSSEALARFDALGLPVEVLTGDAIGRAERSGCRRRVAACCRTTSGPRWKRRRPPGRSRCTWGTGSTTRRPSRRRTGRGAGERHRPRGDRGRGHAVPRRPPRAPLGGRVEPRRGAGRAPEPAPRGVLQPGGHGARCQRRAAPGCGGGADGRVEPDASSFVHAGRRQSRATNHPGERGA
- a CDS encoding c-type cytochrome, yielding MSEPNRDAAPGVESVTDMHRALMTQMNDPVMLTAAGDDTTGDERGDEPGAGGSDSVQGMHQMLMREHAEPRDGFEPVPFWVAVVCGGLLAWGGYYIGANSADFRRDVYDRADLKDVPPPAGPVVEPNPRTVDDLKRIGEQKYQTICASCHGPEGKGQPAQNIPPLDGSEWVAGDQASAARLSRILLYGLNGPIPVKGRTYNGAVMPQQGNVLKDHEIAGVLTYVRNSWGNKADPENAKPTITADEVKAARTKEGARKPNGTQPVNHDELLKLPLTYSDTGTSAAAPKK